The following coding sequences are from one Lolium rigidum isolate FL_2022 chromosome 6, APGP_CSIRO_Lrig_0.1, whole genome shotgun sequence window:
- the LOC124663505 gene encoding protein trichome birefringence-like 28, producing MDSITASSAQRGALCSLLCLCLFLAGLLLGSRPFFPTPRLWEHFSRAQQQRLARTAPPPAPPHVAAAVAAAAYHDHDVEAPAPDAGYGDLGREEVDDEEMALGSAPAPAPAWEDGDGEGRECDLLDGSWVHDPAAYPLYQAAECPFLSDQVTCRRNGRPDAGYEQWRWQPRGCGSARFRGAEVLEQLRNRRLVFVGDSLNRNMWESLACIIYTALPDRSRTRIEDVSSEYRIFRAMDYNCSVEFFWSPFLVKLETKQDQTKALKLDQLPTMLKQVVGADVIIFNTGHWWTHTGKLRAWDHLERNGVHVEMEGEEAFNRALRTWAKWVDHNIDPTRTKVFFRSISPEHKSANWCYNQTTPIINETIIPWFPKGLISIVERNIQSMKTPATYLNITHLSELRIDAHPSVYTTNRDGKPLSTEQRQQPITYADCSHWCLPGLPDTWNVILLASLRHGSNVH from the exons ATGGATTCCATCACGGCGTCCTCGGCGCAGAGAGGGGCTctctgctccctcctctgcctCTGTCTCTTcttggcgggcctcctcctcggctCCCGCCCCTTCTTCCCGACGCCGCGGCTATGGGAGCACTTCTCCAGGGCGCAGCAGCAGCGGCTTGCCCGCACCGCGCCACCACCTGCTCCTCCTCATgtcgctgctgctgttgctgcagcAGCTTACCATGATCACGACGTGGAAGCGCCGGCACCCGACGCGGGCTACGGCGACCTTGGCCGCGAGGAGGTGGACGATGAGGAGATGGCACTCGGCAGTGCGCCGGCGCCTGCACCGGCGTGGGAGGACGGCGACGGAGAGGGGAGGGAGTGCGACCTGCTCGACGGGAGCTGGGTGCACGACCCGGCTGCCTACCCGCTCTACCAGGCGGCGGAGTGCCCGTTCCTCAGCGACCAGGTGACGTGCCGGAGGAACGGCCGCCCGGACGCCGGCTACGAGCAGTGGCGGTGGCAGCCGAGGGGGTGCGGCAGCGCGAGGTTCCGCGGCGCGGAGGTGCTGGAGCAGTTGCGGAACAGGCGACTCGTCTTCGTCGGCGACTCGCTCAACCGCAACATGTGGGAGTCGCTCGCCTGCATCATCTACACGGCGCTGCCCGACCGGTCGCGGACGCGCATCGAGGATGTCAGCTCCGAGTACAGGATCTTCCGCGCCATG GATTACAATTGCTCGGTGGAATTCTTTTGGAGCCCATTCCTCGTGAAGCTTGAAACCAAGCAAGATCAGACCAAGGCACTCAAGCTTGACCAGCTCCCAACCATGCTTAAACAAGTTGTCGGCGCAGATGTCATCATCTTCAATACTGGCCACTGGTGGACACACACTGGCAAGCTTAGGGC GTGGGACCATCTAGAAAGAAATGGTGTGCATGTCGAGATGGAAGGAGAGGAGGCGTTCAACAGAGCACTGAGAACATGGGCCAAATGGGTCGATCACAACATAGACCCAACCAGAACCAAGGTCTTCTTCAGAAGTATCTCACCTGAACACAAAAG TGCTAATTGGTGCTACAATCAGACAACTCCCATCATAAATGAAACAATCATTCCATGGTTCCCAAAAGGCCTGATTTCCATCGTAGAGAGGAACATACAAAGCATGAAGACGCCTGCTACATATCTCAACATCACCCATCTCTCTGAGCTCCGAATTGATGCACATCCGTCAGTGTACACTACCAACAGGGATGGGAAGCCTCTATCAACGGAGCAACGACAACAGCCAATCACATACGCTGATTGCAGCCACTGGTGCCTACCAGGGCTACCTGACACATGGAATGTAATTTTACTTGCTTCTTTAAGACATGGCTCTAATGTACACTAG